The genomic region GGGACTTCGTGAAGAGGGAAGAAATTTAAGAATTCTTGGAAATTACTAGGCATAGCAGGTCGGATATAAAATTGGAGGAATGACAAATGAGAACAAATGAGTTGATGTTATATAAACATATGGAGGAAGGACAGATCCTTCAGGATATGACATTCTTAATGGAGAATTATCAGAATGATTACTATAACATGGAAGATATGAAGGGACTGTTATATGATGCGGTCAACGAGATTCTGGAGATGGCTGTAAGCCACGGATTCGAGGGAGATCTCTGGCATAATTATCTGACTTACCTGATGGCAAGTCATGAGAATGCTTACAGTACCTCCTGTGAGATCGTAGGACCGGTAGACGGAAGTATCAACCAGGTTGCACTGCATGATTTTGAAATCTTCAAAGAATTATTTGATTATGACTTTGCAGATCTGGAGAATGTGATGGGTGTTGACTGTATCTCTATGTTACATGATTATGTCGGAACCAGCGGACACGGAAGTGTGTTCAATCAGAGAATCCGCGACCGTATCTGTGATCTGAGCAAAGCACTTGCAGAAACTGAGACCGCGGTAGAATTCAAGGATATCATGACACAGTTCTACAAGGAATTCGGTGTAGGAAAGCTAGGACTTCACAAAGCGTTCCGTATCGCACATACAGAAGAAGGGGCATTGATCGAGCCGATCACGAAGATCGCACACGTACATTTGGATGATCTGGTCGGATATGAGATTGCCAAGAAAAAGCTGATCGATAATACAAAAGCATTTGTAGAAGGCAAGAAAGCCAATAACTGTCTGTTATTCGGTGATGCCGGAACAGGAAAATCGTCTTCCATCAAAGCAATCCTGAATCAGTATTACGATCAGGGACTTCGTATGATCGAAGTATACAAGCACCAGTTTAAGGATCTGAATGATGTGATCGCACAGATCAAGAACCGTAATTACAAATTCATCATTTACATGGACGATCTTTCTTTTGAAGAGTTTGAGATCGAATATAAATACCTGAAGGCAGTGATCGAAGGCGGACTCGAGAAGAAGCCGGATAACGTACTAATCTATGCAACTTCGAACAGAAGACACCTGATCCGTGAGACATTCAAAGATAAAGAAGACAGAGATGAAGAACTTCATACAAATGATACTGTTCAGGAGAAGCTGTCCCTGGTGGCAAGATTCGGTGTTACGATCTACTTTGGAAAACCGGATAAGAAGCAGTTCCAGGAGATCGTACGTGAACTGGCAAAGAAGAACGGAATTGATATGCCGGATGATGAATTATTGCTGGAAGCAAACAAGTGGGAATTAAGCCACGGAGGATTATCCGGAAGAACCGCCCAGCAGTTTATCGATTACCTGGCAGGAACCAGATAAGATTTGAAAAAAGATCTTACAACCGGAAATGTGACAAAGACAATGCTGCTGTTTGCAGGTCCTATGATCTTGGGAAACCTGCTGCAGCAGTGTTATAATATTGTGGACATGCTGATTGTCGGAAGGGCGCTTGGGGCGGGGGCTCTGGCGGCAGTAGGTTCGGCATACAGTCTGATGACATTTCTGACTTCGGTGCTGATCGGAATGTGTATGGGAAGCGGATCATTATTTTCTT from Dorea longicatena harbors:
- a CDS encoding ATP-binding protein, with translation MRTNELMLYKHMEEGQILQDMTFLMENYQNDYYNMEDMKGLLYDAVNEILEMAVSHGFEGDLWHNYLTYLMASHENAYSTSCEIVGPVDGSINQVALHDFEIFKELFDYDFADLENVMGVDCISMLHDYVGTSGHGSVFNQRIRDRICDLSKALAETETAVEFKDIMTQFYKEFGVGKLGLHKAFRIAHTEEGALIEPITKIAHVHLDDLVGYEIAKKKLIDNTKAFVEGKKANNCLLFGDAGTGKSSSIKAILNQYYDQGLRMIEVYKHQFKDLNDVIAQIKNRNYKFIIYMDDLSFEEFEIEYKYLKAVIEGGLEKKPDNVLIYATSNRRHLIRETFKDKEDRDEELHTNDTVQEKLSLVARFGVTIYFGKPDKKQFQEIVRELAKKNGIDMPDDELLLEANKWELSHGGLSGRTAQQFIDYLAGTR